In Oncorhynchus keta strain PuntledgeMale-10-30-2019 chromosome 19, Oket_V2, whole genome shotgun sequence, a single genomic region encodes these proteins:
- the amd1 gene encoding S-adenosylmethionine decarboxylase proenzyme — translation MEANGAHFFEGTEKLLEVWFSRQDEIKGTGDLRTIPRFEWDKLLENVHCLIISVTKTDKQEAYILSESSMFVSKRRFILKTCGTTLLLQALMPLLELAREYCGFDAIENFFYSRKNFMKPTHQEFPHRNFQEEVEFLSQIFPNGAAYCMGRLNSDCWYLFTLDLPEFWENKHADQTLEVLMSDLDPAIMDQFFMKDGVSANDVTRMSGIRDLIPGSVIDATMFNPCGYSMNGMKTDGTYWTIHITPEPEFSYVSFETNLSQTSYDDLVRKVVDIFKPGKFVTTLFVNQSSKCRSVFSSAQKLEGYKRLDRQLAQFNDYNFVFTSYAKSHQQS, via the exons ATGGAAGCGAACGGTGCACACTTCTTCGAGGGAACCGAGAAGCTGTTGGAGGTGTGGTTCTCCCGGCAAGATGAGATCAAAGGAACAGGGGACCTCCGTACCATCCCAAG GTTTGAGTGGGACAAACTTCTGGAGAATGTGCACTGTTTGATCATAAGTGTGACAAAGACTGACAAGCAGGAAGCTTATATACTCAG TGAGAGTAGCATGTTTGTCTCCAAGAGACGTTTCATTTTGAAGACGTGTGGAACCACCCTCTTACTGCAAGCACTGATGCCTCTGCTGGAACTGGCCAGGGAGTACTGTGGCTTTGATGCTATCGAG AATTTCTTCTATTCTCGCAAGAACTTCATGAAGCCTACCCATCAGGAGTTCCCTCATCGGAACTTCCAGgaggaagtggaatttctcagcCAGATTTTCCCAA ATGGAGCAGCGTACTGTATGGGACGTTTGAATTCTGATTGCTG GTACCTGTTTACTCTGGATTTGCCAGAGTTCTGGGAGAATAAGCACGCAGATCAGACGCTGGAAGTTCTGATGAGTGACCTTGATCCAGCAATTATGGATCAGTTCTTCATGAAAGACGGTGTTTCTGCAAATGATGTCACTCGT ATGAGTGGAATTCGTGACCTGATACCAGGTTCTGTGATTGACGCCACAATGTTCAACCCTTGTGGATACTCAATGAATGGAATGAAGACTGAC GGAACTTACTGGACGATCCACATCACTCCAGAGCCAGAGTTCTCCTATGTCAGCTTTGAAACCAACCTCTCTCAGACATCCTACGATGATTTGGTCAGGAAAGTTGTGGACATCTTTAAGCCAGGAAAATTTGTGACTACGCTGTTTGTTAACCAG AGCTCCAAATGTCGCAGTGTCTTTTCTTCCGCCCAGAAACTTGAGGGGTACAAGCGCCTCGACCGCCAGTTGGCCCAATTCAACGATTACAATTTTGTCTTTACCAGTTACGCCAAGAGCCACCAGCAGAGTTGA